The proteins below come from a single Oerskovia jenensis genomic window:
- a CDS encoding AraC family transcriptional regulator, whose amino-acid sequence MRAEHWIDYEQRFDVVLAHVHDHLAEPLDLVVLAQVAGLSPRHFHRVFTSAFDETLAALVRRLRMQRASDLLANSTTPVAQVAALCGYPDVSSFTRAFTAAHGVPPARYRTVGTHERFRRAVTRRDPSAFDVEIRAVEPIACLSVRHRGSYLGIDQAFTDLAVWYSAHGHPRSAQRHLGVFHTDPTATAVEDMRSRACFERPGELPQAEVRPLADGAAELDEYVIEGGTYAVLTHQGPYSDMPAKYSWFFGCWVPHAGVALADRPVVEQYLDLPAGRAPGEIRTEMWLPIEGG is encoded by the coding sequence GTGCGGGCAGAGCACTGGATCGACTACGAGCAGCGGTTCGACGTCGTCCTCGCGCACGTCCACGACCACCTCGCCGAGCCGCTCGACCTCGTCGTCCTCGCCCAGGTTGCGGGCCTGTCGCCCCGCCACTTCCACCGCGTGTTCACCTCGGCGTTCGACGAGACGCTGGCGGCGCTCGTGCGTCGGCTGCGCATGCAGCGGGCGAGCGACCTCCTCGCGAACTCGACGACGCCGGTCGCGCAGGTCGCGGCGCTGTGCGGCTACCCCGACGTCTCCTCGTTCACCCGCGCCTTCACCGCGGCCCACGGCGTGCCGCCCGCGCGCTACCGCACGGTCGGGACCCATGAGCGCTTCCGGCGCGCGGTCACGCGGCGGGACCCGAGCGCGTTCGACGTCGAGATCCGCGCCGTCGAGCCGATCGCCTGCCTGTCGGTCCGTCACCGAGGCTCCTACCTCGGGATCGACCAGGCGTTCACCGACCTCGCCGTCTGGTACTCCGCGCACGGGCACCCCAGGTCGGCGCAGCGCCATCTCGGGGTCTTCCACACCGACCCCACCGCGACCGCCGTCGAGGACATGCGGTCACGGGCCTGCTTCGAGCGGCCCGGCGAACTCCCTCAGGCAGAGGTGCGACCTCTCGCCGACGGCGCGGCCGAGCTCGACGAGTACGTGATCGAGGGTGGGACCTATGCCGTGCTGACGCACCAAGGGCCGTACTCGGACATGCCCGCGAAGTACTCGTGGTTCTTCGGGTGCTGGGTCCCGCACGCCGGTGTCGCGCTCGCGGACCGGCCCGTCGTCGAGCAGTACCTCGACCTCCCGGCGGGCAGGGCACCCGGCGAGATCAGGACCGAGATGTGGCTGCCGATCGAGGGCGGGTAG
- a CDS encoding phosphotransferase — protein MPRSPLNLAALATAAVPGLDVRSVRPSEATGDDDVAIVTDSGGQEWVVRAPRTLAAGAALEAETALLDSLRHYVTTGVLSFTVPDVLGYALLPEGGRAVVHHRYGGVPLDLDTLRPGPGLAADLGRVLAAVHELPHSVVENAGLPVYTAAEYRDRRLAEVDEAAKTGRVPARLLRRWEAALEDVSLWKYQPVVVHGDLGTEQVLVARGRVVAITDWAEARVADPADDLAWLLVAAPPEAIDSIMEAYQLRRTELTDPHLTDRALLAGELALARWLLHGVRHRLQDVIDDAVDMLIDLDEVTSGNEG, from the coding sequence GTGCCACGCTCACCGCTCAACCTCGCCGCACTCGCGACCGCGGCCGTCCCCGGCCTCGACGTCCGGTCCGTGCGACCGTCCGAAGCAACGGGCGACGACGACGTCGCGATCGTCACCGACAGCGGCGGCCAGGAGTGGGTCGTCCGAGCACCGCGGACCCTCGCGGCCGGCGCAGCCCTCGAAGCCGAGACCGCGCTCCTGGACTCGCTGCGCCACTACGTGACGACGGGCGTCCTGTCGTTCACCGTGCCCGACGTCCTGGGCTATGCGCTGCTGCCCGAGGGCGGGCGCGCCGTCGTGCACCACCGCTACGGCGGGGTGCCGCTCGACCTCGACACCCTGCGTCCCGGCCCCGGGCTCGCCGCCGACCTGGGTCGCGTGCTCGCCGCGGTGCACGAGCTCCCGCACTCGGTCGTCGAGAACGCGGGCCTGCCCGTCTACACGGCCGCCGAGTACCGCGACCGGCGCCTCGCCGAGGTCGACGAGGCCGCCAAGACCGGCCGGGTGCCCGCCCGGCTCCTGCGCCGCTGGGAGGCCGCACTCGAGGACGTGTCGCTGTGGAAGTACCAGCCCGTCGTCGTGCACGGCGACCTGGGCACCGAGCAGGTGCTCGTCGCGCGCGGGCGCGTCGTGGCCATCACCGACTGGGCCGAGGCGCGCGTCGCGGACCCGGCCGACGACCTCGCGTGGCTGCTCGTCGCGGCGCCTCCCGAGGCGATCGACTCGATCATGGAGGCGTACCAGCTCCGCCGCACCGAGCTCACCGACCCGCACCTGACCGACCGGGCGCTGCTCGCGGGCGAGCTGGCGCTGGCCCGCTGGCTGCTGCACGGCGTGCGGCACCGGCTCCAGGACGTGATCGACGACGCCGTCGACATGCTGATCGACCTCGACGAGGTGACGAGCGGGAACGAGGGGTAG
- a CDS encoding mycoredoxin, whose product MATAPTTPDAGSIVMYSTTWCGYCRRLKTQLDSAGIGYTEVNIEEHPESAAYVEQVNGGNQTVPTVVFPDGTAATNPSLAQVKERLAV is encoded by the coding sequence ATGGCCACGGCCCCGACCACCCCCGACGCCGGATCGATCGTCATGTACTCGACGACCTGGTGCGGCTACTGCCGTCGCCTGAAGACCCAGCTCGACTCCGCGGGCATCGGGTACACCGAGGTGAACATCGAGGAGCACCCCGAGAGCGCGGCGTACGTCGAGCAGGTCAACGGGGGCAACCAGACGGTCCCGACCGTGGTCTTCCCGGACGGCACCGCGGCGACCAACCCGTCGCTCGCCCAGGTCAAGGAGCGCCTCGCGGTCTGA
- a CDS encoding GyrI-like domain-containing protein, translated as MDTTERTTHVNEPVTILGRHVRTDPARSAEDIPALWAEVTSGALLASVPGRLSGDVYAVYSDLEHAGRTNDGAFTFTIGAPVAEGSVAPPGLSLVTIPRSRRVVFPAPENDPSRIIEAWQLAWASDDAEKTFLCEYELYADDGTVAVHLGVR; from the coding sequence ATGGACACTACAGAACGCACGACCCACGTCAACGAGCCCGTCACGATCCTGGGCCGCCACGTCCGCACCGACCCCGCCCGGTCGGCCGAGGACATCCCCGCGCTGTGGGCCGAGGTGACCTCCGGCGCTCTGCTCGCGAGCGTCCCCGGCCGGTTGTCCGGCGACGTCTACGCCGTGTACTCCGACCTGGAGCACGCAGGGCGGACGAACGACGGCGCCTTCACCTTCACGATCGGGGCACCGGTCGCGGAGGGCTCCGTAGCACCGCCCGGTCTCTCGCTCGTCACGATCCCGCGCTCGCGGCGCGTGGTGTTCCCCGCTCCCGAGAACGACCCGTCGCGCATCATCGAGGCGTGGCAGCTCGCGTGGGCGTCCGACGACGCCGAGAAGACCTTCCTGTGCGAGTACGAGCTGTATGCCGACGACGGCACGGTCGCGGTCCACCTCGGCGTCCGCTGA
- a CDS encoding ATP-dependent DNA helicase UvrD2, which produces MPNESADQILEALDPDQRDVALALHGPVCVLAGAGTGKTRAITHRIAYGVRTGAYTPTSVLAVTFTARAAGEMRTRLRELGATGVQARTFHAAALRQLSYFWPKVVGGAPPRILEYKASVVGEAARRLGLGVDRIAVRDLSSEVEWSKVSLVTADDYVKACAAIDRPAPAGYDHQTVARLIASYEEVKTERSVIDFEDVLLMLGDMLASQGAMADEVRRQYRHFVVDEYQDVSPLQQFVLDQWLGGRKELCVVGDPSQTIYSFTGATPHHLLTFPTKYPGAQVVRLVRDYRSTPQVVTLANQLLARAGRRGGAHQALELVAQRPSGPPVAYVAYDDDEAEAKGIAAQIGRLLAAGTRASEIAILYRTNAQSEGFEQALADAGIAYLVRGGERFFQRKEVRDAIVLLRGAARSADPQVPMPETVRDVLITAGWANEPPSARGAARERWESMQALVALADDVARVAPDGAPPTVVSFVAELDERASAQHAPTVEGVTLASLHAAKGLEWDAVFLAGMSEGLMPISLAETDEAVAEERRLLYVGITRAREHLQVSFGRSRNPGGRASRRRTRFLDGLWPDDEQSRSPRRSRANQNKVHLTGEYDQALFEQLREWRMSVAHETDKPAFTILVDGTLAAIAETRPASVPDLARINGIGPAKIEKYGATLLDIVARSAG; this is translated from the coding sequence ATGCCGAACGAGTCAGCGGACCAGATCCTCGAAGCCCTCGACCCCGACCAGCGTGATGTCGCCCTCGCGCTGCACGGTCCCGTCTGCGTGCTCGCGGGCGCGGGCACGGGCAAGACGCGCGCCATCACGCACCGGATCGCGTACGGGGTGCGCACGGGCGCCTACACGCCGACGAGCGTCCTGGCCGTGACGTTCACGGCCCGTGCCGCGGGCGAGATGCGCACGCGACTGCGCGAGCTGGGCGCGACGGGCGTCCAGGCGCGGACCTTCCACGCGGCGGCGCTGCGACAGCTCAGCTACTTCTGGCCCAAGGTCGTGGGTGGCGCCCCGCCGCGCATCCTCGAGTACAAGGCGTCGGTGGTCGGGGAGGCGGCGCGCAGGCTCGGGCTCGGCGTGGACCGGATCGCGGTCCGCGACCTGTCCTCGGAGGTCGAGTGGTCCAAGGTCTCGCTCGTCACGGCCGACGACTACGTGAAGGCGTGCGCGGCGATCGACCGGCCGGCGCCCGCGGGCTACGACCACCAGACCGTCGCGCGGCTCATCGCCTCCTACGAGGAGGTCAAGACCGAGCGGTCGGTCATCGACTTCGAGGACGTCCTGCTCATGCTCGGCGACATGCTGGCCTCGCAGGGAGCCATGGCCGACGAGGTGCGCCGCCAGTACCGCCACTTCGTGGTCGACGAGTACCAGGACGTGTCGCCGCTCCAGCAGTTCGTGCTCGACCAGTGGCTGGGCGGGCGCAAGGAGCTGTGCGTGGTCGGCGACCCGTCGCAGACGATCTACTCCTTCACGGGCGCCACGCCCCACCACCTGCTCACGTTCCCCACCAAGTACCCGGGCGCCCAGGTCGTCAGGCTCGTCCGCGACTACCGGTCCACGCCCCAGGTCGTGACGCTCGCGAACCAGCTCCTGGCACGAGCGGGGCGTCGCGGGGGAGCGCACCAGGCGCTCGAGCTCGTCGCCCAGCGGCCGTCCGGCCCACCCGTGGCGTACGTCGCGTACGACGACGACGAGGCCGAGGCCAAGGGCATCGCCGCGCAGATCGGTCGCCTCCTGGCTGCCGGGACGCGAGCGAGCGAGATCGCGATCCTGTACCGCACCAACGCCCAGTCGGAGGGTTTCGAGCAGGCGCTCGCGGACGCGGGCATCGCCTATCTCGTCCGAGGGGGCGAGCGTTTCTTCCAGCGCAAGGAGGTCCGTGACGCGATCGTGCTGCTGCGCGGCGCGGCGCGGTCCGCGGACCCGCAGGTCCCCATGCCGGAGACGGTCCGGGACGTCCTGATCACGGCGGGCTGGGCGAACGAGCCCCCGTCGGCGCGTGGTGCGGCGCGTGAACGGTGGGAGTCCATGCAAGCCCTGGTCGCCCTGGCCGACGACGTCGCGCGCGTCGCGCCGGACGGTGCACCGCCCACGGTGGTCTCGTTCGTCGCGGAGCTCGACGAGCGCGCCTCGGCCCAGCACGCGCCCACGGTCGAGGGGGTCACGCTCGCGTCGTTGCACGCCGCCAAGGGCCTGGAGTGGGATGCGGTCTTCCTCGCGGGCATGAGCGAGGGCCTCATGCCCATCTCGCTCGCGGAGACCGACGAGGCGGTCGCCGAGGAGCGTCGCCTGCTGTACGTGGGCATCACGCGTGCGCGTGAGCACCTGCAGGTGTCGTTCGGGCGCTCCCGCAACCCTGGTGGGCGTGCGTCGCGTCGTCGGACGCGCTTCCTCGACGGCCTGTGGCCCGACGACGAGCAGTCGCGCTCCCCGCGTCGTAGCCGCGCGAACCAGAACAAGGTCCACCTCACGGGCGAGTACGACCAGGCGCTGTTCGAGCAGCTCCGCGAGTGGCGGATGTCGGTCGCGCACGAGACGGACAAGCCGGCGTTCACGATCCTGGTCGACGGCACGCTCGCGGCGATCGCCGAGACCCGGCCCGCCTCGGTGCCGGACCTGGCGAGGATCAACGGGATCGGGCCGGCCAAGATCGAGAAGTACGGTGCGACGCTGCTGGACATCGTGGCGCGTTCCGCGGGCTGA
- a CDS encoding DUF2776 family protein, protein MNPSISILFRAIPLVMGAVCLAFGLYVLSGGDDANHFVAGHVNVALTAICIALFTTAATIIRQLVHRYGRVWAVALPVLGYAVALATMIWGVTIIGRGDEPQFVVAGHVVLGIGFITGCVSTVATASTKFVLIQKSAALPVGGGAPDGAYPRGTGTLLIAIPALFAVAGLVVAATLYARGGNAALVAGNVMVGLSLICSALVALVASIVRQVRNEFGDAERYRWAWWVVAMGTINVTLGLVVLFSSDDPARLAPGTVLIGLGLICFSILSKVLLLALVWRQVFALANRIPIIPVATALACLFFAAFLFEATLTEPGFFVGAHVLVGLGAVCFTLFSIVSILEAGTSK, encoded by the coding sequence ATGAACCCGTCGATCAGCATTCTCTTCCGTGCGATCCCGCTGGTGATGGGGGCGGTGTGCCTCGCGTTCGGGCTCTACGTCCTGTCCGGCGGTGACGACGCGAACCACTTCGTCGCAGGTCACGTCAACGTGGCTCTGACCGCGATCTGCATCGCGCTGTTCACGACCGCCGCGACGATCATCCGCCAGCTCGTCCACCGGTACGGTCGCGTCTGGGCCGTCGCGCTGCCCGTGCTCGGATACGCGGTGGCTCTCGCGACCATGATCTGGGGCGTCACGATCATCGGCCGGGGCGACGAGCCGCAGTTCGTCGTGGCCGGGCACGTGGTGCTCGGCATCGGGTTCATCACGGGGTGCGTGAGCACCGTGGCCACGGCGTCGACCAAGTTCGTGCTCATCCAGAAGAGCGCGGCTCTTCCCGTCGGAGGCGGCGCGCCGGACGGCGCCTACCCGCGCGGGACGGGAACCCTGCTGATCGCGATCCCCGCCCTGTTCGCGGTGGCCGGTCTCGTCGTGGCGGCGACGCTCTACGCGCGCGGCGGCAACGCGGCCCTGGTCGCGGGCAACGTCATGGTCGGCCTGTCGCTCATCTGTTCCGCACTCGTCGCGCTCGTCGCGAGCATCGTGCGCCAGGTCCGCAACGAGTTCGGCGACGCCGAACGCTACCGCTGGGCGTGGTGGGTCGTCGCGATGGGGACCATCAACGTGACCCTGGGGCTCGTGGTGCTCTTCAGCTCGGACGACCCGGCGCGCCTGGCCCCGGGCACGGTGCTGATCGGCCTGGGTCTCATCTGCTTCAGCATCCTGTCCAAGGTGCTGCTGCTCGCGCTCGTGTGGCGCCAGGTCTTCGCGCTCGCCAACCGCATACCCATCATCCCGGTGGCCACGGCGCTCGCGTGCCTGTTCTTCGCGGCGTTCCTCTTCGAAGCGACCCTGACCGAGCCGGGCTTCTTCGTCGGCGCGCACGTCCTGGTGGGGCTCGGTGCGGTCTGCTTCACGCTCTTCTCGATCGTGTCGATCCTCGAGGCGGGGACCTCGAAGTAG
- the nudC gene encoding NAD(+) diphosphatase: protein MTDQTSPAASPSPFAAHLPLAHSMLDRAAHRRTEEGLVATLRADPSTRVVLLHRGRLATGTEGLALATPQEVAAVPEPHAASGDHGNTPRWVFLGEDAPSGTSFLALLLPDDADDLDLDIEGVDPKGPLSVLVRAHEWAGLRELASRLGPRDTGLATEAVALAAWHAANERCPRCGEPTVPVAAGWVRRCVAQDVEHYPRTDPAVIMAVVDPGAGPGEDRLLLGHAAHWPEGRFSTLAGYVEPGEGLEQAVRREVAEEVGVTVGEVVYRASQPWPFPASLMLGFTATALTTDVRPDGEEVTDARWFTREQLAEATESGDVRLPSRSSIARALIEEWFGGPLTGE from the coding sequence GTGACCGACCAGACCTCGCCCGCCGCCTCTCCCAGCCCTTTCGCCGCGCACCTCCCGCTCGCGCACTCGATGCTCGACCGTGCGGCGCACCGCCGGACCGAGGAGGGCCTGGTCGCGACGCTCCGCGCCGACCCGTCGACGCGCGTGGTGCTGCTGCACCGCGGTCGCCTCGCGACGGGCACGGAGGGCCTCGCGCTCGCGACGCCGCAGGAGGTCGCGGCCGTCCCCGAGCCGCACGCGGCCTCGGGCGACCACGGCAACACGCCGCGCTGGGTCTTCCTGGGCGAGGATGCGCCGTCGGGCACGTCCTTCCTGGCTCTCCTCCTGCCCGACGACGCCGACGACCTCGACCTCGACATCGAGGGCGTGGACCCCAAGGGGCCGCTGTCGGTCCTGGTGCGTGCGCACGAGTGGGCGGGGCTGCGCGAGCTCGCCTCGCGCCTGGGACCGCGCGACACGGGCCTGGCGACCGAGGCCGTCGCGCTCGCGGCCTGGCACGCGGCCAACGAGCGCTGCCCGCGCTGCGGCGAGCCGACCGTGCCCGTCGCGGCGGGCTGGGTGCGGCGTTGCGTCGCACAGGACGTCGAGCACTATCCGCGCACCGACCCGGCGGTCATCATGGCCGTCGTCGACCCGGGCGCGGGACCGGGCGAGGACCGGCTCCTGCTGGGCCACGCGGCGCACTGGCCGGAGGGCCGCTTCTCGACGCTCGCGGGCTACGTCGAGCCGGGTGAGGGGCTCGAGCAGGCCGTGCGGCGCGAGGTCGCCGAGGAGGTCGGCGTCACGGTCGGGGAGGTCGTCTACCGCGCGAGCCAGCCGTGGCCGTTCCCGGCCTCGCTCATGCTGGGCTTCACGGCCACGGCGCTCACGACGGACGTCCGGCCCGACGGCGAGGAGGTCACCGACGCGCGCTGGTTCACCCGGGAGCAGCTCGCCGAGGCGACGGAGAGCGGGGACGTGAGGCTGCCGAGCCGTTCGTCGATCGCTCGGGCGCTCATCGAGGAGTGGTTCGGCGGTCCGCTCACGGGGGAGTGA
- a CDS encoding DUF7660 family protein, whose translation MTGHEGLTTITVSARLRDDLHAWASSQGEASLAGVLESLLERAMEDEDRRGVEHAQPSTGDQDRGAGLADARGRGTDAMTWPDPTLDAIRTRQDLARHLIGLAGRLREGDVVAENSSPESLIEAAGRWTGSMDGFFANVMKRPVPKDPDWAMVAAIFRAALVYD comes from the coding sequence ATGACCGGACACGAAGGCCTGACGACGATCACGGTGTCGGCGAGACTTCGAGACGACCTCCACGCCTGGGCCTCGTCCCAGGGTGAGGCCTCTCTCGCGGGCGTGCTCGAGTCGCTGCTCGAACGTGCCATGGAGGACGAGGACCGGCGTGGCGTCGAACATGCTCAACCGTCGACTGGCGACCAGGACCGTGGCGCAGGGCTTGCGGACGCCCGCGGACGTGGGACGGACGCCATGACCTGGCCCGACCCGACGCTCGACGCGATCCGCACCAGGCAAGACCTGGCCCGGCACCTGATCGGACTGGCAGGCAGGCTGCGCGAAGGCGACGTCGTCGCGGAGAACTCCTCCCCGGAGTCCTTGATCGAAGCAGCCGGGCGCTGGACAGGATCGATGGACGGCTTCTTCGCGAACGTGATGAAGAGACCGGTTCCGAAGGACCCCGACTGGGCCATGGTCGCCGCGATCTTCCGGGCTGCGCTCGTCTACGACTAG
- a CDS encoding WhiB family transcriptional regulator — protein MRLTALLDNITAQGGSGPWTPHQPLTTPLGSSDAAEFDRLLAGLLPCRTNDPELWFAEQSTQVEQAKALCQACPLVAGCLAGAIERQEPWGVWGGEVFVDGAVVARKRGRGRPSKAEVLARQAEEAARAAALESQDSVSASSAA, from the coding sequence GTGCGGCTCACCGCGCTGCTCGACAACATCACTGCCCAGGGCGGATCCGGCCCCTGGACACCCCACCAACCCCTCACCACCCCTCTCGGTTCCTCGGACGCGGCCGAGTTCGACCGGCTCCTCGCCGGTCTGCTGCCCTGCCGCACGAACGACCCCGAGCTCTGGTTCGCCGAGCAGTCGACGCAGGTCGAGCAGGCCAAGGCGCTGTGCCAGGCCTGCCCGCTCGTCGCCGGTTGCCTGGCGGGTGCGATCGAGCGCCAGGAGCCCTGGGGCGTCTGGGGCGGCGAGGTCTTCGTCGACGGAGCCGTCGTCGCCCGCAAGCGTGGGCGTGGGCGGCCGAGCAAGGCCGAGGTCCTCGCCCGCCAGGCGGAGGAGGCGGCGCGTGCCGCCGCTCTCGAGTCGCAGGACTCCGTCTCCGCGTCATCGGCGGCCTGA